The genomic segment GAGCTGCCGCGGCAGGTGGAGGAAGGCCTTACCGCGGTGGCCTGCGAGGCCGTGGCGAATGCGGCCCGGCACGCAGGGGCAAGCCGGATCGGGGTCCGGTTGCGGCGGGTGCGGGATGCTGTGACCCTCGAAGTCCTCGACGACGGGAAGGGGTTGGGAACCGGGTCCGGCCCCCGGCAGAGCCGGCGTTCCTTCGGGCTTATGCTCATGCAGGAGCAGGTGGCACGCTTGGGAGGTCGGCTCCGGATCCGCAGCGGCCCCGAGGGGACCCGGATCCGGGTGGTGGTGCCCCTGGGCGTGCGGGATCCGCGCGGAGCCCGGAGCTCCGAGGCCGTCCGTGCGAGGAGGGGACATGCCCATTCGCGTCCTGCTCGCTGACGATCAGGTCCTGACCCGGCAGGGGTTACGGGCCCTCCTGAGTCGAGAGCCGGACATCGAGGTGGTGGCGGAGGCAGGGACCGGGCAGGAGGCGGTGCAGCTCGCGCTCCGCCACCGGCCGGACGTGGTGCTCATGGATGTGGTCATGGAGGAGGGGGACGGCATCGAGGCCACCCGGGCCATCAAGCAGAGCTTGCCCAGCACCCAGGTCCTCATCCTCACCGTGTACGCGGATCAGGAGCTCTTCCGCCAGGCGGTCCGGGCGGGGGCGGTGGGCTACGTCCTGAAGGACATCTCACCCCAGAACCTGGTGAACGCCATCCGGGCGGTGTACAGCGGCAAGACCATGGTGAACCCCGGGATCGTGCGCCAACTGATGGAGGACCTCTACCGACGGGCGGAGGAGGGGCCCTGGAACGCCCGGCGGATGCACGGCCTTACGGACCGGGAGGTGGACGTGTTGCTGGGGGTCGCGGGCGGGCTGTCGGACAAAGAGATCGCCGCCCGCCTGTTCTTAGCGGAGTCCACGGTGAAGACTCACCTGCGGTCCATCTACCAGAAGCTCGGCGTGCGCAACCGGGCCCAGGCGGCCGCCTGGGCCGTGGAGAAGGGCTTGGTACAATCCGGCCCGCTCTCCGAGGTTCGGGCCGCCGCGGGTCCTGGCCGGTCCCGGATCCGAAAGGCCCAGTAGGATTCCGCAGACGGGCCCTGGTATACTCTTGGGGGTGGGCGCTTAGCTCAGTGGGAGAGCGCCGCTCTGACGCAGCGGAGGTCGGAGGTTCGAACCCTCCAGCGCCCACCAGCTGGATTCCCCCCTGCACCTTCCGATGGGTTCCCCGCGCCCCCTTGACGGGGCGGGGGAGGTTTCCCCATTTTAGTGATAAAGTTAGGACTCCTTAATTAATGGGGGTGAGCGGATGAGCATCCCTGGATACACATACGGAACGGCGGAGGCCGCGCAGAGCCCTGTCTCTCTGGAAGAGCTCCGGCGACTCGAGCAGGCGGTGGCCTGGACGGAGGACGACGCGCGGTACCTCCGCATGGCGGGGGACGTCCTGGAGGACCAGATCGAGGAGGTTTTGGACCTGTGGTACGGGTTCGTGGGATCTACCCCGCATCTCGTGCACTACTTCTCCGACCCGCAGGGCCGGCCCATCGCCTCCTACCTGGAGGCGGTCCGCCGGCGGTTCGGCCAGTGGATCCTGGACACCTGCCGCCGCCCCCGGGACCGGGACTGGCTCAACTACCAACACGAGATCGCCCTGCGTCACCACCGCACGAAAAAGAACCGAACGGATGGAGTGGCCTCCGTAGACCACATCCCCTTGCGATACGTGATCGCCCTCGTGGCCCCCATCGCCCTGACCATCAAACCCTTCCTCACCAGGAAGGGACACCCGCCGGAGGAGGTGGAGAAGATGCACGCGGCTTGGGTGAAGGCCGTGGTGCTCCAGGCGGCCCTGTGGAGTCACCCCTACGCCCGGGAGGGAGACTGGTAGGGGACGGCGTAATGAAGTCCAGATGGGCTCTACGTCCGGAGACAGGGGAGGCGAGCAGGTCGTCTGGGTGCTCCTCTGTGCCTACAACGAGGCGGAAAACCTCCCGGGGCTCCTGGCGGACCTGGAGGCGGTGGCACGCCGCCTCCCCCTCCGGGTCCTCGTGGTGGACGACGGGAGCGAGGACGGGACGGGGGAGGTCGCCCGAGGACGCCCAGGGCTCTATCCGCTCGAGGTGGTTTCCCATGGCCACAACCGGGGCCTTGGGGCGGCTTTGCGCACGGGACTCACCGCCATCCTGGATCGGTGCCGGGACGGAGACGTGGTCGTTACCATGGACGCGGACGGCTCCCACCGCCCTGCCCAGATCCCGCAACTCGTGGAAGCCCTCCGCCAAGGCGCAGATGTGGTCATCGCGAGCCGCTACCGCCAGGGAAGCCGTGTCCTCGGAGTCCCCTTCCTCCGTCGCCTGCTGAGTCTGGGAGCCCGAGCGGTGCTCTCCCTGCGGTTTCCCTTTCCGGGCGTGCGGGACTACACCTCCGGCTATCGAGCGTATCGGGCCGGGCTCCTCCGCCGGGCGTGGGAGCGCTATCGGGAAGGTTGGATCCGGTCTTCGGGATTCGCGGCCGCCGCGGAGATCCTGCTGACGCTGCGGCCCTTCCGGCCCGTGGTCCGGGAGGTCCCCCTGGACCTCCGCTATGACCTCAAGCGGGGCGTCAGCAAGCTCCCCCCGCTCCGTACCATCCGGCATTACCTCCGGTTCCTGATGGAATTTCGGCCGTAGGGAAATCTCTGGGGCCGCAAAACCGCTGGACGGGTGCGTTTGTTCCCGCGGGAGAACCGTGGAGGTGACGGCGGTGCGGCAGTCGGGACTCACGCTTCTGGAGGTCCTCGTCTCCCTGCAACTGCTGACCCTGGCGCTCCTCGCCATGCTCCCCCTCGTCCGTCTCGGGGCTTCGGCCCTGGCCTCCGGCCCGGACCCGGGCATCCCGGGCCCGGCCCGCCTTCGGACCCTCGCGGCGCGATACCTGGAGGCGGAGCTGGAGTACCTGCGGTCGTGGGGTTACGCCCACTTCCGATCCGCGGACTGCGGCATCCCGGGGCCTGCCCCACTTCCGGAGCGCAGACGGATCCCGGGGTCGTACCTCCCCGGAGAGCCGCCTCTGCCCCGGGAGTTTGCCACAGCGGAGGTCGAGATCGAGCCCGAGTCCGTGCTCGGCCCGGCTCCGGAAGGATGCGGGCCCAGACGCATCACGGTGCGGGTGTATCGGACGGAGGAGGATGCGGCGCGTGGCCGGGCCTTTGCCCGGGCGGCGCTCCTGCGCGCCAGGAGGTGAACCGTGCGCGTGCGGGAATCCGGCCTTACCCTGGTGGAGCTGCTGGTGGCCTCGACCCTCCTGGGGGTGGCCGCGGTCTGCTGCGCTGCGGCTCTCGGAGCCCTCCTCCGCGCCTGGCAAGCGGGTACGGCCCTCGTGGACGAGCAGCAGACGGCCCGGTTCGCCCTGGACTGGGTGGTGCGGCGGCTGCGTATGGCGGACCGGTTTACGGAAGCCGCGGGCGGCTCGGTTGCCTTCGAGGCGGATCTCACCTCCCTCCTAGGGTCGGAGCTCCACAGGTTCTGCCTGGACGAGGACGACGGGATCCTGCGGGAGCAGATCGGCTCGGACGTCTCCAGCACCTGTAACCGGGGAGGACCGCTCAACGCACGGGAGGGGACCCGGGGCGTGCGGATCCTCGGGCTCGTGTTCGCCTACTTCGATGCGGAGAACCGGCCGCTTACCCCCCTTCCACTCGGCACTCCGGAGCTGGGACGCATCACCCGGATCCAGGTGGAGGTGGCCTTCGACCGGAACCGATCGGGCCGCTACGAACCGGGTCGGGATCTGGTGCTGCGGGGGGAGGCCGCGGTCCGAGGAGGGCGGTGATGCGGGTGAGGGCTTTGATGCACGGTGAATCGGGGGTCGCCATGGCCCTCACCTTGATGACCCTGGTGGTCCTCTGGACGATCTCCGCCTCGCTGGTGGCCGTGGTCCGGAACGAGTACCGCGACGCGCTCCTGGCCCTCCAGGCCCAGCAGGCCCTGTGGCTCGCGGAGGCGGGGTTGGAGCGGGCGGTCTTCGAACTGGGGCGGGACCCGGACTGGACGGATGCTGGGGGAGCCACCTCCCTCCGGGATCCCGGGGGCGGCTGGATGCCGCTGTGCCTGGACCCGGAGGCCCGGGGAGGGTGCGAGGCGGTGGCCGAGGGAGTGGAATTCCCCGCGGACGAACCCTTGGGCCGGATCGCGGTCCGATGGCGGCCCGGGGGCTGTGAGGCATGCGTGGAGGTGCGGGCCGTGGGAAGGGTTCGGGAGGCGACCCGGAGCGTGGTCGCCCTCCTCCTGCGGGAGGAAGGGCGGATCCGGGTTTCGCGCTGGCGGGAGGAGCTGTGAGGGCCCGAGGCACGGAGGGCAACACGCTCCTCGAGCTCGCCGCGGTCCTGGGGATCCTGGGCCTGTTCGTGACCCTGACCCTTTCCGGTTTCACCCGAGCGCGGCAGGATCGGCTTGCGGAGGGCGTGGCGTGGGAGGTGGCTCAGACCCTCCGGCACGCCCAGCAGCTGGCGGTGGCCCGCAGCGGGGAGTGGCGGGCCGTGCGGGTGCGCTTCTCGGATCGGGTGGAGATCCGGGGCGTCTGGCCGGATGGGGCGGAGACGGAGGTGGTGGCGGCCACGGACCGGTTCCCGAGAGGGGTGCGGGTCATCCCGCTCGGTCGGCCCCTCATCGAGTTCTCCCGATCCGGTTCTCCCACTCCGGGCTCCAACCAGACCATCGAGGTGGGGGCCGGTGCCGCAGTCCGGTACGTGGTGCTGAGCGGCCAGACGGGTCGGGTGCGGATCACCCGGACCCGTCCCTGAGCGGATCCGGGCGGTATACTTCAAGGGGGAGTCGGATTCGGAAAGCGGGGTGGGATGGAGCATGGTGGCGGCGTCTGAGCTGCGATCCGGCATGGTGATCCGGCTGGAGGGGGAGCTGTTCCGGGTCATCACGGCCTCCTACCACGCGGGCGGGGGACAGATGGGCGGGGTAACGCATGCGAAGCTGCGCAACACCCGCACGGGGACCGTCCGGGAGGTGCGGTTCCGCGCGGACGAGCTCATCGAGGACGTGCAGACCACCCGCCGCAACATGCAGGTGCTCTATCAGGACGGAGAGGCCACGCACTTCATGGACACGGAGACCTTCGAGCAGGTGGACATCCAGAACGCCCGCCTGGGTCCCGCGGCCGCCTACCTGCGGGAGGGGATGACGGTCCCCGTGGAGTTCTCCGATGGGGAGCCCGTGGGCGTGGTGTTCCCGGACGTGGTGGAGGTCCAGGTGGTGGAGACCGCGCCGCCCAGCCGGGCCATCGGCACGGAGAACGTGTGGAAGGAGGCCAAGCTCGAGAACGGCCTTGTGATCCTGGTCCCGCCCTTCATCGCGCCCGGGGAGTGGATCCGGGTGGACGTGGAGACCGCCAGCTACGTGGAGCGGGCGAAGCGCAAGGCCCGCGGCGAACGGTAAGCCCTAGCGGGGCAGAGACCGCGGGCTCGGCCTGCGCGGCCCCACGGACCCTCCCCTCCGGTCAGATCGGTGCTCCATGACCCGCAGCAGCGCCGCGGGCAGCAGCCACGCCCCGCCCAGGGCCAGAACGGCTCCTCCGGCGAACCCGAGCGCCTGGTGCCAGGGCGCTGCGGTTCCGGGCGCGGCGGTGAAGGCCGCGATGGCCACCAGGGGGAGCGCGAAGAGCAGGAGCGGCAGGATCAGAAGCGCGGAAAGGAGGAGCACCGTGAGCGGGCGACCCGGAGCCCGGATCCGGTAGGGCCGCCCCCAACCGAGGTCCACCAGCAGGGTCTGGGATTCGAGCAGGGCGCGTTGCGAGGGCGGGAGGCACTCACAGAACTGCACGGGGTGGTCGCACCGGGGGCAGCGCATCCCCATCCCTCCTCAGGGCAAGCATAGCACGAACCGCCTTGCCTTGACAGGGCCCGGATCCCTCACCATAATGGCGCCGAATTCCGCTCGCCGGGATCCGAACGGGAGGGAAAAGCATGGCGCAGCCACGTCCGCGCACGCTCTCAGAACTCGCGGAGGATCTGGGGATCCTGGAGGAAGAGCTCCTGCCGTATGGTCGGGATAAGGCGAAGATCCGGGTGGAGGCCCTGGAGCGGCTCCAGGACCGTCCGGACGGAGCCCTGGTCCTCGTGACGGGAATCAACCCGACCCCCGCGGGGGAAGGGAAGACCACCACCGCCATCGGTCTCGGAGACGCCCTGCGGCGTTTGGGCCTCCGGTCCGTGGTCACCCTGCGGGAGCCCTCCCTGGGACCCTGCTTCGGGGTGAAGGGCGGGGCCGCGGGCGGGGGACGTGCGCAGCTTGTCCCCGCGGACGACATCAACCTGCACTTCACGGGCGATTTCCACGCGGTGGCCGCGGCCCACAACCTCATCGCCGCGGTGGTGGACAACGCCCTCTACTTCCAGACCATCCCGGGACTCGCGCCGCACCGGGTCCACTGGCGGCGGGTGGTGGACATGAACGATCGGGCCCTGCGTCAGATCGTGGTCGGGCTGGGCGGCGGCGCCCACGGGGTCGCGCGGGAGACCGGGTTCGACATCACGAGCGCTTCGGAGATCATGGCCATCCTGTGCCTGGTCCAGAACCGGGCGGATCTGCGGGAGCGGGTGGCGCGCATCGTGGTGGGGGAGCGGGAAGACGAGACGGTGGTGACCGTGGAGGATCTGGGGGTGGCGGGCTCCGTGGCCGCCCTCCTCAAGGACGCCATCCATCCGAATCTGGTGCAGACCCTGGAGGGAACCCCCGCCATGGTCCACGGAGGACCCTTCGCGAACATCGCGCACGGGTGCAACAGCCTGCTCGCGACACGGCTCGCCCTCAAGTGCGCGGAGGTGGTGATCACGGAGGCCGGGTTCGGTTCGGATCTCGGGGCGGAGAAGTTCGTGCACATCAAGTGCCGCACGGGGAACCTCCGGCCCGCGGTGGGAGTCCTCGTGGCCTCCGTGCGAGCCCTCCGGATCCACGGCGGCGCGGGTCGGAACTACGAGGAGCCGAACCCCGCGGCCGTGGAGCGGGGACTCGTGAACCTCGACAAGCACGTGGAGAACCTGCGGGCGTTCGGCATCCCCCCCGTGGTTTCCCTCAACGTCTTCGGATCGGACACCCGGGAGGAGCTGGACCTCGTGATCCGGCGCTGCAAGGAACTG from the Armatimonadota bacterium genome contains:
- a CDS encoding response regulator transcription factor, which produces MPIRVLLADDQVLTRQGLRALLSREPDIEVVAEAGTGQEAVQLALRHRPDVVLMDVVMEEGDGIEATRAIKQSLPSTQVLILTVYADQELFRQAVRAGAVGYVLKDISPQNLVNAIRAVYSGKTMVNPGIVRQLMEDLYRRAEEGPWNARRMHGLTDREVDVLLGVAGGLSDKEIAARLFLAESTVKTHLRSIYQKLGVRNRAQAAAWAVEKGLVQSGPLSEVRAAAGPGRSRIRKAQ
- a CDS encoding protoglobin domain-containing protein, with product MSIPGYTYGTAEAAQSPVSLEELRRLEQAVAWTEDDARYLRMAGDVLEDQIEEVLDLWYGFVGSTPHLVHYFSDPQGRPIASYLEAVRRRFGQWILDTCRRPRDRDWLNYQHEIALRHHRTKKNRTDGVASVDHIPLRYVIALVAPIALTIKPFLTRKGHPPEEVEKMHAAWVKAVVLQAALWSHPYAREGDW
- a CDS encoding glycosyltransferase: MGSTSGDRGGEQVVWVLLCAYNEAENLPGLLADLEAVARRLPLRVLVVDDGSEDGTGEVARGRPGLYPLEVVSHGHNRGLGAALRTGLTAILDRCRDGDVVVTMDADGSHRPAQIPQLVEALRQGADVVIASRYRQGSRVLGVPFLRRLLSLGARAVLSLRFPFPGVRDYTSGYRAYRAGLLRRAWERYREGWIRSSGFAAAAEILLTLRPFRPVVREVPLDLRYDLKRGVSKLPPLRTIRHYLRFLMEFRP
- a CDS encoding prepilin-type N-terminal cleavage/methylation domain-containing protein encodes the protein MRVRESGLTLVELLVASTLLGVAAVCCAAALGALLRAWQAGTALVDEQQTARFALDWVVRRLRMADRFTEAAGGSVAFEADLTSLLGSELHRFCLDEDDGILREQIGSDVSSTCNRGGPLNAREGTRGVRILGLVFAYFDAENRPLTPLPLGTPELGRITRIQVEVAFDRNRSGRYEPGRDLVLRGEAAVRGGR
- a CDS encoding type II secretion system protein, which encodes MRARGTEGNTLLELAAVLGILGLFVTLTLSGFTRARQDRLAEGVAWEVAQTLRHAQQLAVARSGEWRAVRVRFSDRVEIRGVWPDGAETEVVAATDRFPRGVRVIPLGRPLIEFSRSGSPTPGSNQTIEVGAGAAVRYVVLSGQTGRVRITRTRP
- a CDS encoding elongation factor P, producing the protein MAASELRSGMVIRLEGELFRVITASYHAGGGQMGGVTHAKLRNTRTGTVREVRFRADELIEDVQTTRRNMQVLYQDGEATHFMDTETFEQVDIQNARLGPAAAYLREGMTVPVEFSDGEPVGVVFPDVVEVQVVETAPPSRAIGTENVWKEAKLENGLVILVPPFIAPGEWIRVDVETASYVERAKRKARGER
- a CDS encoding formate--tetrahydrofolate ligase, with amino-acid sequence MAQPRPRTLSELAEDLGILEEELLPYGRDKAKIRVEALERLQDRPDGALVLVTGINPTPAGEGKTTTAIGLGDALRRLGLRSVVTLREPSLGPCFGVKGGAAGGGRAQLVPADDINLHFTGDFHAVAAAHNLIAAVVDNALYFQTIPGLAPHRVHWRRVVDMNDRALRQIVVGLGGGAHGVARETGFDITSASEIMAILCLVQNRADLRERVARIVVGEREDETVVTVEDLGVAGSVAALLKDAIHPNLVQTLEGTPAMVHGGPFANIAHGCNSLLATRLALKCAEVVITEAGFGSDLGAEKFVHIKCRTGNLRPAVGVLVASVRALRIHGGAGRNYEEPNPAAVERGLVNLDKHVENLRAFGIPPVVSLNVFGSDTREELDLVIRRCKELQVPVAEFRGWELGGEGGMELAEAVRGVLRQNRAPSAPRFLYDLAWPFQKKLEAVARTIYGADGVEFTARARNKMARYEALGYGNLPVCVAKTQYSLSDDPERVGRPTGFVITIRDVRLSAGAGFLVALAGDIMTMPGLPRRPAAERISLDDQGRVVGLT